DNA from Balneolaceae bacterium:
GTGCCGCTTATATGGCTTTATTTGGATTGGGGACTCTGCCAGTGATGTTAATGCTGAATATGGCTCCCGGATTTATCACACCTAAACTGCGATCTAAGTTACGGCCATTTTCTACCTATTTTGCTATCATCATCGGGTTGATACTCATTTGGCGAGGATACTCCATGATGAGCGGTGGACACATGATGATGCACGGATAGCTAAAGGTCCATCTGTTTCAATAGTTCATCAAAATTATCAAAGATAAAATCGGCCGTTTGCCCCTCTTCAATATCCCCATTCAAAGCCGTAAACCAAGCCGTTGTCCAACCGGCATTCCTTCCGCCGATAATATCTGATGTGTACGAATCACCTACATACAAAATTGATTCGCGATCAACCCCTGCTCTCTCTGTAGCAACATCAAACACTCTTTGATGAGGTTTCATCACCCCGATCTCTTCCGTAATCACAAAAAGATTTGTGTATTGATCGAGACCCATTTTATCAATTTTCATCTGTTGTGTTTCAAGAAACCCGTTCGTTACAATCCCTAATGGATAATCCTTGCTAACCCTGTCCAAAGCCTCTTTTGCACCATTCACCCAACTCCAGTGATTTCGATAAAACTCCATATAGTCAGTCCCGATCTCTTCGCTTCGATCCGTCGGAAGTTCAAGCTCAACCATTGAATCATGAAAACGCAAATGCTGAAGCTGATGCCGGTCAATTTCACCTTCCTGGTACTGTAGCCAGAGCTTATGGTTAATCGATTTATAAGTACTCAGCCAGTCATCCAGCGAGACTTTCCGGAGTTCAGGTGTTGATTCATACAGATCGTTGTGAGCACCCGACTCTGCTGAATCGTGATTGAGAAGTGTGTTATCAAGATCAAAAAATACAAATTTTGGATTCATTTACTGATGTTTCTTTAAAAAGTAATTTAACGTGTGTTTAGGATAATAGTATTCAACAATAATTCGGTCATCGTGAGATCCCTAATGATACATGTTATACACTCAATTATCAGAAAAAATCTAAAGGGATTTCTTTGATATTGATGTTATCTTCGATCATCTTTACAAGATATTAATGTTTCCCGGATAATTGGAATTGAACCCTTCTGTGGGATCTTTCGTATATTTGGGACGTTTTTAATCATCAAAAAAATTTAATTCTATGAATGTAAAAGTATGGATTGCAATCGGGGTAGCCATTCTTCTTGCCCTGTATGGTATCAGTGTAAATAACAGCCTGGTTGAACAGGAAGAGGAGGTAAACCAAGCCTGGGCACAGGTCGAAAACCAATATCAGCGACGAGCGGATTTAGTTCCGAACCTGGTTAATACCGTTCAGGGTGCCGCTAATTTTGAACAAGAAACTCTGACCAATGTAATTGAGGCAAGAAGTCGTGCCACATCGATCAATGTGGACCCCAGTCAGTTGAGTAATGAATCAACGATACGCCAATTTGAACAAGTTCAGGGACAACTTGGCAATGCACTTTCCAGGCTCTTGGTAAGTGTTGAACGCTATCCTGAGTTGACAGCCACACAAAATTTCAGGGATCTTCAGAACCAGCTGGAAGGTACGGAAAACCGAATTGCCACCGAACGGATGCGGTTCAACCAAGCCGCACAGCAGTACAATACTTCACTCAGGCGTTTCCCTACCAGCGTAGTTGCCGGTATGTTGGGTTTTGAACGTAAATATTATTTTGAAGCCACCGAGGGT
Protein-coding regions in this window:
- a CDS encoding YjjG family noncanonical pyrimidine nucleotidase, giving the protein MNPKFVFFDLDNTLLNHDSAESGAHNDLYESTPELRKVSLDDWLSTYKSINHKLWLQYQEGEIDRHQLQHLRFHDSMVELELPTDRSEEIGTDYMEFYRNHWSWVNGAKEALDRVSKDYPLGIVTNGFLETQQMKIDKMGLDQYTNLFVITEEIGVMKPHQRVFDVATERAGVDRESILYVGDSYTSDIIGGRNAGWTTAWFTALNGDIEEGQTADFIFDNFDELLKQMDL
- a CDS encoding LemA family protein; amino-acid sequence: MNVKVWIAIGVAILLALYGISVNNSLVEQEEEVNQAWAQVENQYQRRADLVPNLVNTVQGAANFEQETLTNVIEARSRATSINVDPSQLSNESTIRQFEQVQGQLGNALSRLLVSVERYPELTATQNFRDLQNQLEGTENRIATERMRFNQAAQQYNTSLRRFPTSVVAGMLGFERKYYFEATEGAENAPEVSFD